From Macaca fascicularis isolate 582-1 chromosome 14, T2T-MFA8v1.1, a single genomic window includes:
- the OR56A1 gene encoding olfactory receptor 56A1 isoform X1, with the protein MSRNHEKPTQLTIQPMASPSNDSAAPVSEFLLICFPDFQSWQHWLSLPLSLLFLLAMGANTTLLITIQLEALLYQPLYYLLSLLSLLDIVLCLTVIPKVLAIFWFDLRLISFPACFFQMFIMNSFLPIESCTFMVMAYDCYVAICHPLRYPSIITNQFVAKASVFIVVQNAFLTVPIPILTSLLHYCGKNVIENCICANLSVSRLSCDNFTLNRIYQFVAGWTLLGLDFILIFLSYTFILRAMLRFKAEGAAVKALSTCGSHFILILFFSTILLVLVLINVARKKVPMDILILLNVLHHLIPPALNRIVYGVRTKEIKQGIQKLLQRTR; encoded by the exons ATGAGTAGAAA TCATGAGAAGCCTACTCAGCTTACGATTCAGCCTATGGCATCACCCAGCAATGACTCCGCTGCTCCAGTCTCTGAATTCCTCCTCATCTGCTTCCCCGACTTCCAGAGTTGGCAGCACTGGCTGTCCCTGCCCCTcagccttctcttcctcctggccATGGGGGCTAACACCACCCTCCTGATCACCATCCAGCTGGAGGCCTTGCTGTACCAGCCCCTGTACTACCTGCTCAGCCTCCTCTCCCTGCTGGACATCGTACTCTGCCTCACCGTCATCCCCAAGGTCCTGGCCATCTTCTGGTTTGACCTCAGGTTGATCAGTTTCCCTGCCTGCTTCTTCCAGATGTTCATCATGAACAGTTTCCTCCCCATAGAGTCCTGCACGTTTATGGTCATGGCCTATGACTGTTACGTGGCCATCTGCCACCCACTGCGGTACCCGTCCATTATCACTAATCAATTTGTGGCCAAAGCTAGTGTCTTCATTGTGGTGCAGAATGCCTTTCTTACTGTACCCATTCCTATCCTCACTTCCCTGCTCCATTACTGTGGGAAAAACGTCATTGAGAACTGCATCTGTGCCAACCTGTCTGTGTCCAGGCTCTCCTGTGATAATTTCACCCTTAACAGAATCTACCAATTTGTGGCTGGTTGGACCTTGCTGGGCTTGGATTTCATCCTCATCTTCCTCTCTTACACCTTCATTCTAAGAGCCATGCTTAGATTCAAAGCAGAGGGGGCAGCAGTGAAGGCCCTGAGCACATGTGGCTCCCACTTCATCCTCATTCTTTTCTTCAGCACCATACTGCTGGTTTTGGTGTTGATAAATGTGGCCAGAAAGAAGGTCCCCATGGACATCCTGATCCTGCTCAATGTCCTTCATCACCTTATTCCTCCTGCATTGAACCGTATTGTGTATGGGGTTCGGACCAAAGAGATAAAACAGGGAATTCAAAAACTACTGCAGAGAACGAGGTGA
- the OR56A1 gene encoding olfactory receptor 56A1 isoform X2, which produces MASPSNDSAAPVSEFLLICFPDFQSWQHWLSLPLSLLFLLAMGANTTLLITIQLEALLYQPLYYLLSLLSLLDIVLCLTVIPKVLAIFWFDLRLISFPACFFQMFIMNSFLPIESCTFMVMAYDCYVAICHPLRYPSIITNQFVAKASVFIVVQNAFLTVPIPILTSLLHYCGKNVIENCICANLSVSRLSCDNFTLNRIYQFVAGWTLLGLDFILIFLSYTFILRAMLRFKAEGAAVKALSTCGSHFILILFFSTILLVLVLINVARKKVPMDILILLNVLHHLIPPALNRIVYGVRTKEIKQGIQKLLQRTR; this is translated from the coding sequence ATGGCATCACCCAGCAATGACTCCGCTGCTCCAGTCTCTGAATTCCTCCTCATCTGCTTCCCCGACTTCCAGAGTTGGCAGCACTGGCTGTCCCTGCCCCTcagccttctcttcctcctggccATGGGGGCTAACACCACCCTCCTGATCACCATCCAGCTGGAGGCCTTGCTGTACCAGCCCCTGTACTACCTGCTCAGCCTCCTCTCCCTGCTGGACATCGTACTCTGCCTCACCGTCATCCCCAAGGTCCTGGCCATCTTCTGGTTTGACCTCAGGTTGATCAGTTTCCCTGCCTGCTTCTTCCAGATGTTCATCATGAACAGTTTCCTCCCCATAGAGTCCTGCACGTTTATGGTCATGGCCTATGACTGTTACGTGGCCATCTGCCACCCACTGCGGTACCCGTCCATTATCACTAATCAATTTGTGGCCAAAGCTAGTGTCTTCATTGTGGTGCAGAATGCCTTTCTTACTGTACCCATTCCTATCCTCACTTCCCTGCTCCATTACTGTGGGAAAAACGTCATTGAGAACTGCATCTGTGCCAACCTGTCTGTGTCCAGGCTCTCCTGTGATAATTTCACCCTTAACAGAATCTACCAATTTGTGGCTGGTTGGACCTTGCTGGGCTTGGATTTCATCCTCATCTTCCTCTCTTACACCTTCATTCTAAGAGCCATGCTTAGATTCAAAGCAGAGGGGGCAGCAGTGAAGGCCCTGAGCACATGTGGCTCCCACTTCATCCTCATTCTTTTCTTCAGCACCATACTGCTGGTTTTGGTGTTGATAAATGTGGCCAGAAAGAAGGTCCCCATGGACATCCTGATCCTGCTCAATGTCCTTCATCACCTTATTCCTCCTGCATTGAACCGTATTGTGTATGGGGTTCGGACCAAAGAGATAAAACAGGGAATTCAAAAACTACTGCAGAGAACGAGGTGA